One Myxococcaceae bacterium JPH2 DNA segment encodes these proteins:
- a CDS encoding ABC transporter substrate-binding protein, translated as MFARSLAVLCGLIGCLVASSAHAGAPASGPYVLGTPPKQVKRVVTLVPSLTEMVQSLGAGASLVGVSRYDESKEVAKLPRVGGFVDPSVEAVVALHPDLVLVQPGPGNQRPVEKMVELGVPVLVLPLHTVTDVLAALRAVGKALGRDSEAQALVVRIEATRARIREAAKKQPAPRVLFVYGFEPLVVAGPGSFANELLQDAGGLNVAADAGTAYPVYSVERVVAARPDVVVDAADVDVGKDTLRALPGLSGARWVDVPSLALLQPGPSLGRGLEELFLLLHPAPAPRDAGVH; from the coding sequence ATGTTCGCGCGTTCCCTGGCCGTGCTGTGCGGGCTCATCGGGTGTCTGGTTGCAAGCTCCGCCCACGCGGGGGCGCCGGCCTCGGGGCCGTATGTCCTGGGGACGCCGCCCAAGCAGGTGAAGCGGGTGGTGACGCTGGTGCCGTCCCTGACGGAGATGGTGCAGAGCCTGGGCGCGGGCGCGTCGCTGGTGGGCGTGTCGCGCTACGACGAGTCCAAGGAGGTGGCGAAGCTGCCGCGCGTGGGCGGCTTCGTGGACCCCTCGGTGGAGGCCGTGGTGGCGCTGCATCCGGACCTCGTGCTGGTGCAGCCCGGGCCGGGCAACCAGCGGCCCGTGGAGAAGATGGTGGAGCTGGGCGTGCCCGTGCTGGTGCTGCCGCTGCACACCGTGACGGACGTGCTCGCGGCCCTGCGCGCCGTGGGCAAGGCCCTGGGCCGGGACTCGGAGGCACAGGCGCTCGTCGTGCGCATCGAGGCCACGCGTGCTCGCATCCGTGAGGCCGCGAAGAAGCAGCCCGCGCCGCGCGTCCTGTTTGTCTATGGCTTCGAGCCGCTCGTCGTCGCCGGGCCCGGCTCGTTCGCCAACGAGCTGCTCCAGGACGCGGGCGGTCTCAACGTGGCGGCGGACGCGGGGACGGCCTACCCCGTGTATTCCGTGGAGCGAGTCGTCGCCGCGCGGCCCGACGTGGTGGTGGACGCGGCGGACGTGGACGTGGGCAAGGACACGCTGCGCGCGCTGCCTGGCTTGTCTGGGGCTCGCTGGGTGGATGTGCCTTCCCTGGCGCTCCTCCAGCCCGGGCCTTCGCTGGGGCGGGGGCTCGAGGAGCTGTTCCTGCTGCTCCACCCCGCGCCGGCACCGCGTGACGCGGGCGTCCACTAG